Below is a genomic region from Caulobacter rhizosphaerae.
CAGGTGGCCGTAGTCGCCCGCGTGGTCGTGCACGAACTGTGGAGCCACGCGCGACAGATACGGCTGCTTCGGGTTGTCATAACGCTCGATCAGGTCTCGCAAACCCTGCAAAGCCTTGATCGCCGCCTCCTGGCTGTCGACCCCGGCTGTGGCGCGGACCTCCTCGACGCCGGCCGGCTTGCGGCCGGTGACCCGCAGATAGGTCAGGTCGCCGGGCTCGCGCGGACCAATGTCGGGAAAGCCGCCCTCGCGCAGGATGGCGGCGGTCAGGGTCAGCTGGGGCGAGAAGCCGGTCTCGACCTGCTTCTTCGACGGCGCCGCGCCGGTCTTGTAGTCGAGGATGTGGGCCAGGCCGTCCGGGGTCGGCTCGATGCGGTCGGCCTTGGCGGTGACGGTGAACGGCCGGCCGCCGATGTCGAAGGTCAGCTCGCCGGCGGCCTCGACGACGATCCGCTCGGCCCCGGCCCGGCGGCGGGTCTCCAGCTCGGCGACCCACAGCGCCGCCTCGCGGGCCAGGGCGCGTTCGCGGGCCAGGGCTGCGGCCGGCATGCCGGCCTTCTCCAGCTCGCCCAGATAGAGGCCGGCGAAGATCTCGGCGGCGTCGGCCGGCACGGGGCCGGGATGTTCCAGCGAGAACGTCTCGAACGCCGCGTGGATCGCCGTGCCGCGCGCCCGGGCCTCGACCGGCTCGTCGGGGCGGTCCAGCGGGTAAAGCCTGAGGATGTCGCGGGCCCAGACGGCGTAGGGGTCGCGGGTCAGGGCCTCGACCCGGGTCACGGCCATCCGGCGCGGGCGGTCGGCGACCGGCGGGGTCGGGGCGGGACGCTTGATCGGGTCGTAAGGTCCGGGAGCGTCGAGGTCGCGAGCCCAGGCCAGCACGTCCGGACGCTCGGTCAGGCGCAGGCCGGCGCCGCGCGCCAGGGTCTTCAGCCGCCACAGCCAGCGGCTCTCGACGGCCGGCGCCCCGCCGCGCCGCTCGCTGTGGACCAGGACCACGTCCGGGGCGCAGGCGGCCTGGGCGAAGTCGTGGGCGGTCAGGCCGATGCGGCGCTCGGGCGGCGGCAGGCCCAGCCGGGTCCGCATGGGCCGCGACAGGAACGGGTCGATCGGCGCGCCGCGCGGCCAGATCCCCTCCTCCAGCCCGGCCAGGATCAGCCGGTCGGCCCGCACCATCCGCGCCTCGATGGCCCCGAAGATCCGCAGGCGCGGATGGGTGGCCCCGCCGGTGCGCAGGGTCTCCTCGTTGACCAGGCGGTCCAGCAGGTCGGCGAAGCCTTGGGCCGAGGCCGGCGGCAGGACGAGGCCGTCGGTGATCAGCGACGACAGCAGGCTCGCCAGGCCCTCGCCGGCCGAGCCGGCCCACAGGTCGGTGGGATCGGCCAGGGCCTCCAGGGCCTCGACCAGGGCGCGGGCGGCGGCGGCCGGCTGGCCGGCCTTGGGGTTCGCCACGTAGGGCGCGGCGACGCGATGGGCGGCGGCCAGCACGCGTTCGACCAGGGCCTTGGCCTCGGGATGGTCCTTAAGCCGTTCCAGAAGCTGGGCGGCGTCGCGGGGGGCGGGACCGCGCAGGCCTTTCAGCTCCAGCTCGCGGGCGGCCGGGGCGTCGGCGCGCAGCAGCGGGTGCTTGGCCACGGCCAGCAGGCGGACGGGATCCAGCGGATCCAGCGCCAGGCCGGCGACGTGCTGGGCCAGGATCGCCGCGGCGCTGGCGGCCAGGGGCGCGCCGGCCGAGCTGTCGGGGACCACGCCCCAGCGCATCAGCCGGGCGTTGACCCGCCGGGCCAGCTCCTGGTCGGGCGTGACCAGGGCGGCGGTCAGGCCGGGGGTCTCCAGGGCCTCGCGCAGCAGCAGGGCGCAGGCGACGGCGGCCTCCTCCTCGGTGCGGGCGCTGACCAGGGACAGGCCCTTCAGCCCCTCCTCGATCGGGTCCAGGCCCGGCGCCTCGGCTCGCAGCCGGTCGATCTGGGCCAGCCAGTCGGCCGTCGCCTCGGCCGGACGCAGGGCCTCGTTGATCAGGCGACGGCGCCAGCGGCCCCGGCTGTCGGCCTCGGGCCACCAGGGGCGGACGTCGTCGCGGGTCACGCCCGCCCCGACCAGCAGGCGCTTCATCGCCCCCTGCGGATGCTGTTCGCCCGCCAGATCGTCGACCTTGTCCCAGGCGTCGTCGGCCAGGCCGTCGTCCAGGCCGGGCAGCACGACCGCACCCTGCGGCAGGTCGGCGATCACGCGCAGCAGGCGGGCGGTGGCCGGCGCGGTGCCGGTCGAGCCGGCAGCGACCAGCACGCCCTGCGGCGGATGGGCTTCCCACTGGTCCGACAGCGCGTTGAGCAGCCGCACCCGCCGGTCGCTGACGTCGATCAGCCCCATCTTGTCCAGGCGCCGCGGCCAGGCGGTCAGGACCGCCTTCAGGAACCGGGCCGAGACCTGCCAGTGCTGCGCCAGGTCCCCCTCGGCCAGGCCGTCCAGGCGTCCGTCGTCGGTGACCACCTCCTCGATCTGGCAGCTGTCGAGGAAGTCGGCCAGGGCCTTGGCCATTTCCAGCGCCTGGCTCGCCTGCGGCTGGAAC
It encodes:
- the addB gene encoding double-strand break repair protein AddB, translating into MAGPFDHPGPRWFSIPAHRPFVEDLARGLLQALAPLGPEALPAATVLTPTRRGARALADAFVQVAEGAVGGGKALLLPQIRPLGDLDEGEPPFEPGDLSLDLPPAVSSRRRRFELARLVAEHAHLLSFQPQASQALEMAKALADFLDSCQIEEVVTDDGRLDGLAEGDLAQHWQVSARFLKAVLTAWPRRLDKMGLIDVSDRRVRLLNALSDQWEAHPPQGVLVAAGSTGTAPATARLLRVIADLPQGAVVLPGLDDGLADDAWDKVDDLAGEQHPQGAMKRLLVGAGVTRDDVRPWWPEADSRGRWRRRLINEALRPAEATADWLAQIDRLRAEAPGLDPIEEGLKGLSLVSARTEEEAAVACALLLREALETPGLTAALVTPDQELARRVNARLMRWGVVPDSSAGAPLAASAAAILAQHVAGLALDPLDPVRLLAVAKHPLLRADAPAARELELKGLRGPAPRDAAQLLERLKDHPEAKALVERVLAAAHRVAAPYVANPKAGQPAAAARALVEALEALADPTDLWAGSAGEGLASLLSSLITDGLVLPPASAQGFADLLDRLVNEETLRTGGATHPRLRIFGAIEARMVRADRLILAGLEEGIWPRGAPIDPFLSRPMRTRLGLPPPERRIGLTAHDFAQAACAPDVVLVHSERRGGAPAVESRWLWRLKTLARGAGLRLTERPDVLAWARDLDAPGPYDPIKRPAPTPPVADRPRRMAVTRVEALTRDPYAVWARDILRLYPLDRPDEPVEARARGTAIHAAFETFSLEHPGPVPADAAEIFAGLYLGELEKAGMPAAALARERALAREAALWVAELETRRRAGAERIVVEAAGELTFDIGGRPFTVTAKADRIEPTPDGLAHILDYKTGAAPSKKQVETGFSPQLTLTAAILREGGFPDIGPREPGDLTYLRVTGRKPAGVEEVRATAGVDSQEAAIKALQGLRDLIERYDNPKQPYLSRVAPQFVHDHAGDYGHLARVFEWSTSGDDGEGGE